The Octopus bimaculoides isolate UCB-OBI-ISO-001 unplaced genomic scaffold, ASM119413v2 Scaffold_216731, whole genome shotgun sequence region TGAAATAGAGTCCAAGAATATTTCCGAACAAAAGTAGCTGTCCTTCACATCGTGCTGAATTGCGACATCTCGGGATCTGCAGCCTCTTTCCTCTGTCCAAGAATTGACAAACTCTTCCAGGCTCCTTCTACGCAACGCATTATTCGGAACCATGTCATCGAATTGTTCGTTGTTGTAAGAACCGAACAGACCTCCGACTCGACTGAAGAACCACCCACTGATCTCGAGGGTGATGAGTTCAATCTTAGGGTTGAACCTGATGTTGTAGCCTCGTTTGTTTTCAAGGATATAAGTGTCGCCTTCtcggtaaatgtgtgtgtaatatttagtGAATGGCAGTTGAACCTCAGAGTCTGCAGCAGTGACCTGTCAAAGATATGAATATAACTAATGTCAATATGACCAGgctaaattatataatatatgcagcagcgcCTGTGGCAACAAAAGGAGCTGGATACTCCCTAaaacccatccaaacaggagtATCACCACCCAAACATACCCTGTGGATAAATAagacacaggaaaaaaaaaagaagaaaataacagaaaagatctgccaatccttaatgaaactagtagacaatcaatacttctaagcaacaagaagagcagaaaaatactacataaatacaaaattagaGGACACCGTATACCTGAAGTAAAAGACATAAGAGAATTAGATCAAAGCCAGgcatacatatttcagtaattgaccagttaacgatattgaaactgtaagtcacgactggtatggctagagcattgatcgcttcgaacCTGTTTCttgcgttcagctctgtcttcagtattgctctcaccctgcgataacattctcttctgatcctttcccaaGAAAGGATCCCAAGGATATTGCTGGTGAGCTAAAACAAGAACAGGTAAATGATCTACTGCTATAGATGCCAAAGCATGGCCATACTCAAGCAGTTCGTCCGAGCACAATGTATGTAGATCAATTCAGGAGAGACACTGGATTGCCTCCCTGAAAACCTCCCTCAATACGGAGATGgatagcacaaggccagcaatttcggggattccagtgctcaactggtacttattttattgatccctagaggctgaaaaacaaagtcaacctcggcagaNNNNNNNNNNNNNNNNNNNNNNNNNNNNNNNNNNNNNNNNNNNNNNNNNNNNNNNNNNNNNNNNNNNNNNNNNNNNNNNNNNNNNNNNNNNNNNNNNNNNNNNNNNNNNNNNNNNNNNNNNNNNNNNNNNNNNNNNNNNNNNNNNNNNNNNNNNNNNNNNNNNNNNNNNNNNNNNNNNNNNNNNNNNNNNNNNNNNNNNNNNNNNNNNNNNNNNNNNNNNNNNNNNNNNNNNNNNNNNNNNNNNNNNNNNNNNNNNNNNNNNNNNNNNNNNNNNNNNNNNNNNNNNNNNNNNNNNNNNNNNNNNNNNNNNNNNNNNNNNNNNNNNNNNNNNNNNNNNNNNNNNNNNNNNNNNNNNNNNNNNNNNNNNNNNNNNNNNNNNNNNNNNNNNNNNNNNNNNNNNNNNNNNNNNNNNNNNNNNNNNNNNNNNNNNNNNNNNNNNNNNNNNNNNNNNNNNNNNNNNNNNNNNNNNNNNNNNNNNNNNNNNNNNNNNNNNNNNNNNNNNNNNNNNNNNNNNNNNNNNNNNNNNNNNNNNNNNNNNNNNNNNNNNNNNNNNNNNNNNNNNNNNGAAAGAATTAAAGCAGtaggtttaaatattttttgaagagTTTTCAGTAACTATTTTAATCAGAACAGACAAGAAACCAAATCGATCATCTCTGATAAAACCTATAAAAGCCCGACCCATGTACAATGGTGTGAATGTTCTGTATTTTTACCTTGCCATTGGAATAAATAGTAAAAACATTTGAGCTTGAGTCTGTGATCGTTATGTATGTCATCTTTTTCTGATACTCATCAAACTTGGCGACCGCCTTGAAGTTCTTTTTCGCCTCGGCCAAGGTATAACTGCAAGATCCTTGGAAGTCATAATGGTATCCGTCGAATGTGGTTACATGTTTGTCTTTAAAGAGGCTGGCTTGGGCTGTacattagagagaaaaaaacagacatacagaaacacacttaACACAATATATTAACAATCAACATGGTGCTTATTTTAAAACAAggatttaaattttgacacaaggccagcaattttcagcagaagagaagttgattacattgaccccagtatgccactggtacttattttatcaaccttggtggaatttgaactcagaaactaaagcTAGAATAAATGTACGGCCAGTTTGCAAGAGATATGGATacgaagacagatacagaggaccatTGGCTATGAAGAGGAGTGtcctgaagatagagacaaaaGCCCTTATATGTGCAGCTCAAGAGCAAACATTAATGACCAACTATGttaagtgcagaatagacaacactatcgacaacgacaaatgcagaatgtgtggtgagagggaaGAAACAGTATGGCGCATCGTTAgcctgaaattggcacaacgcaaaTACAAAAGTCGCCATGACAATgtgcaagaatgatccattgggagctctgtggaaatcacggcctacaaaaagcaaagacgtggtatgagcaaatcccagaaggagtcaccgagaatgagaattgcGAAATCCTGTGGGATAtaatgatccagtgcgattaCCTGACCGGACATTGGAAACCGGACaatgttgtggtgaataaaaaagaaagaacatgcatgataatcgacatagcataccccggtgacaacaggatcattgcgaaagaaaaagaaaaattaaacaattatgacgatttgaagtgggaattACGAAGCTGGTGTCCAAtaaagagagtagacgtgataccaatagtaattggtgcacttggaagtatcaacactcaactaccaacatagATGACAAAGATTAGTGCAAAtgtgaaagtagaacacctacaaaaatcagcattacttggaactgcaaaaattcttcgcaaggttcttgaagcatgaccagtaaacaagtgtcacattagtctgctggttgtggacagctgatactttccatcatacccagcaaagtGAGCTGTGAGTtttcaacaaatataataataataataataatgataataataatgatgatgatgatgatgatgatgatgatgatgataatgatgataataataataataataataataataataataataataataataataataataataatagcaagtgtcaccgctgtgccgcatctgtaatagagtggactAAACCATTGCCCTTATCACAAACGAGTGCCCTGGACTTACACCCAAGCCACTACAAGATGTAGTGACACGATAAGGTAGCGCAAGTCCttcattggaaactgtgcgaaaaaatttggtgaatgtcatgcacgaatagctgcgcaactcaacaccttgttaaatgccgaccaagtaacaccagagagGTTGACATTGGGTGGGACAGTGCTGTGCCtggaaaacatcgaaaaaggcaatacggtagacaattacaggccgatatcctgcttgccacttatatggaaattattgactggaatagtcacagagtcaatgtacggacatctggaaagaaatgaagtcctgccacatgagcagaagggttgcaagcgtaagtgcagaggtaccaaggatcaactcctgatagacaaaactgtacttagagactgctaggggaggaaaagtaacttagccatgtcatggatcgactaccataaggcgtacgatatgatcccacattcttggattatggagagtatgaacctatttggtattgcatcgaatgtcgAGCGATTGCTTTAAAAAAGTATGGTGAAGCGGAGGaaggacctgacagcatacggaagaagtttagggacaatagaaattaggaggggcatcttccaaagggactgcctgtccccactgatctttgtactgtgcttgataccattaacactgattctgaggaaaacAAAAGCTGGGTATATACTCAAAAGACGCcagcaaaaagtcaaccatttgcttttcatggatgatctcaaactttatggtaaagacgAAGcctaagtcagttccctcgttgatacagtgtatactttcagt contains the following coding sequences:
- the LOC106882545 gene encoding apolipophorins, with translation MTYITITDSSSNVFTIYSNGKVTAADSEVQLPFTKYYTHIYREGDTYILENKRGYNIRFNPKIELITLEISGWFFSRVGGLFGSYNNEQFDDMVPNNALRRRSLEEFVNSWTEERGCRSRDVAIQHDVKDSYFCSEIFLDSISPFRHCFKQVNYFRK